The genomic interval TTCTCGTAAAAATATCAATCGTGCGTTAAATAGAAACACATTCTGCCGTGCTCCCTTGCTCAGGTTGTATAATCGTTGTTATAATCGTAAAACCATGAAATTATTCAAATGGCATGACAGTCGATGACTCCAGCGTTGCTAAGCATACTTTGGTTACTAGGGATCCCTTAGCAACCGTAGATAACCCGGTGGATAACGAAAACTTGGATGTTGCTTTAAATCCCTTGGCTTCCATTGTTCACCTAGCTTCTGAAGCAAGCTCGATGGTAGCTAAGGGCAACATTGTTGCTAGGGATGCCGGTCTTGTGGCTACGCAACCCAAGAAGGATAGTGCGTACGCCTGGGTCGTATGTGTCTGCGGTTCCGTGGCAAGCATCTTAGCGATGGGATGCGCTTTTGCATCTGGGATATTGTATCCGTATTTCCTGGAGGAATTCAAGGAGAGCAAGGCGGTCACAGGTAAGTACcatgagaggggggggggggggggggtggggatgggTACAAACATTTTTGTTCTTGCAAAGTTTTCATTCGATTTTTCGCCTTTGCCGTATTGCATACCGTATTTGGAAGAGCGCTTTTAATAATTTTCTCGCTTTTCTGGTATTTCTGAATTGGGAAACTTCACGTATAGTTGCAGGGAATTTAGTTTCGTTCGTTTTTCATGGCAGCGATTTTGAATAGATCCCAGGAGCACTCATTTTTTATTACCACAGGAATTCACGCGTGCTCGGCCCAGTCTCAAATAGACCATTAAGACAGAGGACAACATGATGTTAGATATGGGGAGGGTTGTGGTCACATGTAGGTAtcttaggggggagggggtacatATACCCTGAGCTTTTAAAGAATGATTGTTAATTCTTATTTTCACAGCGTTTGCAGGTGCACTTGCCATCGCAAGTGGCTGCGTGTTTGGACCCCTCGCTGGGAAAATCTGCGACCGCGTTGGATCACGGGTAGCAATGGTTTTTAGTACTCTGCCTTGCGCAGCAGGCCTCCTCGCGTCAGCCTTCGCTCCAAATATGGTCACCCTCTATTTCACGTACGGCTTAGTCTTTGGATGTGGCTCCTGTGTGGTTTATTTTGCTGCGTTGGTATTTGTCCCTCGATATTTCGACCGACGACGATACATTGCGACCGGGATGGTAACGTCAGGGCCTGGGGCGGGCCTCTTTGTTATAAGTCCGATAACTGAAGCGCTATGCGAGAACTTCGGATGGCGTAAAACTATGATGTCATTTGCCGCGATAATGCTCTCCCCAGGATTACTCGGTCTAGTCTTTCCAAAGGATAAGGATCGTgtaaggagggagggggattCGACATGCAAACGAGGCTGTCAAGTGATAGATTTGAGTTTGTTTAAGAACTGGCTCTACCTGTTGTACACGGCCGCTCTAACCGTTCTTGTATATGGACACACAAGCCCGAGCGCGCATTTGGTAAGTCGGGTAGGCTGAGCGACAGTATGAAACTATTTACCGAACGATTGTATGACAAACCGAATAGCTGACCgaataatttcttttgttgtcatcattatctttaGATTTGTAAATAAGATAATGTACCGTCTGTCTAGCTGATGTGCAATGACTCTTTTAAGCTATCACTGTCCATTAAGTGCAATGCCTAGGGTATTTACTTTCAGTAATGTGCAGTCCTCTTCAGTGTCTGTCAACTATTTGCTTTGTTGATGTGCAAAAACCCTTGAGCTTTAATTGTCCAGTAAGTGCCTTTCTTAGGCATTACCGTTCAGTAAAGTGCAAAGCTCTTCAGTGCCTATCAACTATTTGTTTAGTTGACGTGCAAGGACTCTTTGAGCTATCACTGTCCGGTAAGTGCAATGCCTTTGGGCTTTGCCAATCAATAATGTGTAATGCTCTTCGGTGTCTATCAACTATTTGCTTGTTGACGTGCAATGACTCTTTGAGCTATTACTATCCAGTAATTGCAGTCCCTTGgatttttactgtattttagtGATTTGGAAAGGTCTTCAGTGTCTATCAgctatttgtttgtgttgagGCTGTTTATGTAGTGTCTCTGTCAAGCACTATTCTGTATAGTGTGTACGGCTATACGAGAGAACTGCAGCATGTCTGTCAGTCTGACTGAATAATCGAGCGACCGAATAACCGAACGAACGACTGACAGACCGACCAATTGACCGACCGACAGAATAATCGAACGACCGACTTACCGGACAACTGACTGACAAACTGACCGACCGACCGAATAATCTAAAAATCGACTCAACGAACGGCTGACTGATCAAACGACCGACTGGGAGGAGAGTAGTCGCGAAGCCGGTTGACGagaaccttttgtcaaacgactcTATATACCGAACGACCAAGTGACAAATTACCGACCGACCGACTGACTGACTAACAATCCTACCAACCGACCGAGTGACGAACCGAACGACAGGCAACTAGACACTAGCCATAGAAGAGAACTAACCATAGTAACACAATAACTCTATTCCATGTTTTACCTTTTACAGACGGCAGATGGTGTTTTATCATCCCGGGGGAGGTTGGAGGGAACTCTCTAACTCTctaaaagtagacgggggttATTGTTCTTAGGGGATACATTTTTTTCgcttctgctatcccttagatcCACGCTAGTGGATCCTCACAtcctaataataacaacaggTGATGATTATAGTCAGAAAAGAAATGTTATCTATGGTGGAAAACTGCTATTGTGTTTGTTTAGTGCTAAGAGTGAGAAATTGCTTCAATAAGCTGCTTCagtaagaattgctgttgTTGACACCCAAGGTGTTATTTCTTATGGttaaattgattttgccgacgatcgcCCCGCCTGTTTTTTTGATGGATCGAGTTTCCCGGCAAT from Nematostella vectensis chromosome 14, jaNemVect1.1, whole genome shotgun sequence carries:
- the LOC5505094 gene encoding monocarboxylate transporter 13 isoform X1; translation: MKSQASEASSMVAKGNIVARDAGLVATQPKKDSAYAWVVCVCGSVASILAMGCAFASGILYPYFLEEFKESKAVTAFAGALAIASGCVFGPLAGKICDRVGSRVAMVFSTLPCAAGLLASAFAPNMVTLYFTYGLVFGCGSCVVYFAALVFVPRYFDRRRYIATGMVTSGPGAGLFVISPITEALCENFGWRKTMMSFAAIMLSPGLLGLVFPKDKDRVRREGDSTCKRGCQVIDLSLFKNWLYLLYTAALTVLVYGHTSPSAHLAKYYRELGLPGNRSSWLYFLMGLTSVVSRLLTGPLCDSKYVSPSIVFQIGALILAIDILLLPSATSYEWLLVFAVVYGTSEGMTMTSNHCNIISLLPSHLIGHGFGWYIAIIGSGYFIGPIIGGLIADVTGSYKASFYAAGSLVFAGFCLPFLARFCPRSSTQAQELELDWSGATLIVTERETCL
- the LOC5505094 gene encoding monocarboxylate transporter 13 isoform X2, with the protein product MVAKGNIVARDAGLVATQPKKDSAYAWVVCVCGSVASILAMGCAFASGILYPYFLEEFKESKAVTAFAGALAIASGCVFGPLAGKICDRVGSRVAMVFSTLPCAAGLLASAFAPNMVTLYFTYGLVFGCGSCVVYFAALVFVPRYFDRRRYIATGMVTSGPGAGLFVISPITEALCENFGWRKTMMSFAAIMLSPGLLGLVFPKDKDRVRREGDSTCKRGCQVIDLSLFKNWLYLLYTAALTVLVYGHTSPSAHLAKYYRELGLPGNRSSWLYFLMGLTSVVSRLLTGPLCDSKYVSPSIVFQIGALILAIDILLLPSATSYEWLLVFAVVYGTSEGMTMTSNHCNIISLLPSHLIGHGFGWYIAIIGSGYFIGPIIGGLIADVTGSYKASFYAAGSLVFAGFCLPFLARFCPRSSTQAQELELDWSGATLIVTERETCL